AGCACCGCGTTCGCCCGAATCTCCGGCGCGAACTCCCGCGAGATCGTTTTCACGAGTCCGACCACGCTCCGCCGAACCGAATTCGACAGCAAAAGGCCGTCAGCAACCTCCCGAACCGTTCGCGAGGTGATACACGTGACCGTTCCCTGCTCCGACTCGAGCAGGTGCTCGTACGCCTCCTCGATCGTCCAGACGACGCTCATTACCAGCAGGTCGTAGGCCTGATACCAGTCCTGCTCGTCCGTCTCGAGAAAGGTCGTACTCGGCGGCCCGCCCGCCGACGTCACGAGGTGATCGAGACCACCGAACTCGTCGACGGTCTGACTCACGAGCCGAGAGATATCGTCGGGATCCGTGATATCTGCTTGGACGGCGATCACGTCCCCTGCTGCGTTGCTCTCGGCGAAATCATCGCGCGCCCGCTCGAGACGGTCCGCATCGCGTCCGCAAATCGTCACGTTCGCTCCTCCCTCGAGGAGTGCCCGCGCGCTCGCCAACCCGAGTCCGCTCGAGGATGCCGTTACCAGTGCCGCGCTGTCATCGAGCTCGAGTTCCATACCTCGCTCGACCACGAGGAGGATCAAAGTTCTCCGGCTTGTGAGGAAGTGTGACTGCTCGAGATCGACAAACCTGCTGCTATCCTATTCAGGATGTACTCCGC
This portion of the Halopiger aswanensis genome encodes:
- a CDS encoding SDR family oxidoreductase: MELELDDSAALVTASSSGLGLASARALLEGGANVTICGRDADRLERARDDFAESNAAGDVIAVQADITDPDDISRLVSQTVDEFGGLDHLVTSAGGPPSTTFLETDEQDWYQAYDLLVMSVVWTIEEAYEHLLESEQGTVTCITSRTVREVADGLLLSNSVRRSVVGLVKTISREFAPEIRANAVLPGTIETSRIEELIEARIDRGTYDDYEAGLAELASEIPMDRIGEPHELGEVVAFLSSPRASFVNGAEIPIDGGLLRS